One stretch of Chryseobacterium sp. LJ668 DNA includes these proteins:
- the purN gene encoding phosphoribosylglycinamide formyltransferase, producing the protein MKNLVILVSGSGTNLQRIIDTIDSGEIRNAKVSLVVADRECYGLERAKNHNIETVLIPRGKNFSSELGNIIPENTDLIVLAGFLSILKPEFVESWAGKIINIHPALLPKYGGKGMWGHHVHNAVIEAKEAESGATVHFVTVGIDEGEAILQKSFEVTENDTPETLAEKVHKIEYEIFPVAINKVLGNN; encoded by the coding sequence ATGAAAAACCTAGTTATACTCGTTTCAGGCTCAGGAACCAATCTTCAGAGAATTATCGATACCATCGACAGCGGAGAAATCCGGAATGCAAAGGTATCGTTAGTTGTTGCGGACAGAGAATGTTACGGACTCGAAAGAGCAAAAAACCATAACATTGAAACTGTGTTGATTCCGAGAGGGAAAAACTTCAGCAGTGAATTGGGTAACATCATTCCGGAAAATACAGATTTAATCGTGTTGGCAGGATTTTTATCCATCCTCAAACCTGAATTTGTAGAAAGTTGGGCAGGAAAAATCATCAATATTCATCCAGCTTTACTTCCAAAATATGGAGGAAAAGGCATGTGGGGACATCACGTTCACAATGCGGTAATAGAAGCCAAAGAAGCAGAAAGCGGAGCAACGGTACATTTTGTAACAGTAGGAATTGACGAAGGAGAAGCGATTCTCCAAAAATCATTCGAAGTCACAGAAAACGATACTCCCGAGACATTAGCAGAAAAAGTTCACAAAATTGAATATGAAATTTTTCCCGTAGCTATCAACAAGGTATTGGGAAATAATTAG
- the purM gene encoding phosphoribosylformylglycinamidine cyclo-ligase has translation MSNTYKSAGVDKEEGYKTVDKIKKAVGETHNSNVLNHLGSFGAFYEIGGYKNPVLVSGTDGVGTKLKVALDSKRYDSIGVDCFAMCANDILCHGAKPLFFLDYLACGKLDSEIAAEIVLGMVKACKDNNCALIGGETAEMPGMYQPGDYDVAGFCVGIVEKDQIIDGSKIKTGDKIIALPSSGFHSNGFSLVRKIFPNFEEEFEGKPLYETLLVPTRLYYKDIHKVIEEVKVSGIAHITGGGLYENIPRIIGDGLCASIDASKIQIPTVMLELEKRGNIAREEMFGTFNMGVGMIVVVDPEHAEKVLHLLDDAYEIGEITEGSEKIDLKF, from the coding sequence ATGAGCAATACGTATAAATCTGCAGGGGTAGACAAAGAAGAAGGCTACAAAACCGTTGATAAAATCAAAAAGGCGGTCGGCGAAACGCACAATTCAAATGTATTGAATCATCTGGGAAGTTTCGGTGCTTTTTATGAAATCGGAGGTTACAAAAACCCTGTTTTAGTTTCAGGAACTGATGGAGTAGGAACAAAGCTGAAAGTTGCTTTAGATTCAAAAAGATATGACTCTATCGGGGTAGACTGTTTCGCAATGTGTGCCAATGACATCCTTTGTCACGGCGCAAAACCTTTATTTTTCCTTGATTATTTGGCTTGCGGAAAATTAGATTCTGAAATCGCTGCCGAAATCGTTTTGGGAATGGTAAAAGCCTGTAAAGATAACAATTGCGCATTAATTGGCGGTGAAACTGCCGAAATGCCGGGAATGTATCAACCGGGAGATTATGATGTAGCGGGTTTCTGCGTAGGAATTGTTGAAAAAGATCAAATTATTGACGGATCCAAAATCAAGACAGGAGATAAAATTATTGCCTTACCAAGTTCAGGTTTTCACTCCAACGGATTTTCTCTGGTAAGAAAAATATTCCCGAATTTTGAAGAAGAATTTGAAGGAAAACCTTTGTATGAAACTCTTCTGGTTCCTACGAGATTATATTATAAAGATATTCACAAAGTAATTGAAGAAGTAAAAGTTTCAGGAATTGCCCATATTACAGGAGGTGGTTTGTACGAGAACATTCCAAGAATCATCGGTGATGGATTATGTGCTTCAATCGATGCTTCAAAAATTCAGATTCCAACCGTAATGTTAGAGTTGGAAAAAAGAGGAAATATCGCTCGTGAAGAAATGTTCGGAACCTTCAACATGGGTGTCGGAATGATCGTTGTCGTTGATCCGGAACACGCTGAAAAAGTGCTTCACCTTTTAGATGACGCGTACGAAATCGGAGAAATCACAGAAGGAAGCGAGAAAATTGATTTGAAATTCTAA
- a CDS encoding NADPH-dependent FMN reductase, translating into MKILAIAGSNSDTSINRQLVTYAASLFENEEIEVVDMNDFEMPIYKHQREVESGVPHQAKEFAAKIDSADVLLISLSEHNGTYTTAFKNVFDWTSRIKERAVWNEVPMILMATAPGARGGLGVLEAAEKRFPLHGGNIIDTFTLPFFNDNFDKEAQKISNFEKDTELKEKINKISQVETILEK; encoded by the coding sequence ATGAAAATTCTAGCCATAGCAGGAAGTAATTCCGATACCTCAATTAATAGACAACTGGTAACATACGCAGCTTCACTATTCGAAAACGAAGAAATAGAAGTGGTAGACATGAACGATTTTGAAATGCCGATCTATAAGCACCAAAGAGAAGTAGAAAGTGGAGTTCCGCATCAGGCAAAAGAATTCGCTGCAAAAATTGACAGTGCAGATGTTCTTTTAATCTCTTTATCTGAGCATAACGGAACTTATACAACTGCGTTTAAAAATGTATTTGACTGGACTTCCAGAATTAAAGAAAGAGCCGTATGGAACGAGGTTCCGATGATTCTTATGGCAACAGCTCCCGGTGCAAGAGGAGGATTGGGCGTGCTTGAAGCGGCAGAAAAACGTTTCCCATTACATGGAGGAAATATTATTGATACTTTTACCCTTCCGTTTTTTAATGACAACTTTGATAAAGAAGCGCAGAAAATCTCTAACTTCGAAAAAGACACTGAGTTAAAAGAAAAAATAAATAAAATTTCTCAGGTTGAGACAATCTTGGAAAAATAG
- a CDS encoding pirin family protein produces the protein MKTVYHKADSRGHADHGWLNSYHTFSFAGYQNRERSNFGVLRVLNDDTVSQGMGFGTHPHKDMEIISIPLEGNLEHKDSMGTTAVIRKGEIQVMSAGTGVMHSEYNQNKDEAVKFLQIWVFPREVGVEPRYDQKSIKEGEKINGFQQILSPDKNDDGVWIHQDAWFNLANFTKGNGKNYTVNKKGNGVYAFVLKGSAKVGDRILNEKDGLGIWDTQSFNIQAVEDTEILLMEVPMDLPDYLK, from the coding sequence ATGAAAACAGTATATCACAAAGCAGATTCCAGAGGCCATGCAGATCACGGATGGTTAAACAGCTATCATACCTTCAGTTTTGCAGGCTATCAAAATAGAGAAAGATCCAATTTCGGAGTGTTGAGAGTATTAAATGACGACACCGTTTCTCAGGGAATGGGATTTGGGACTCACCCTCATAAAGACATGGAAATTATATCTATTCCGTTGGAAGGAAATTTAGAGCATAAAGATTCTATGGGAACTACCGCCGTGATCAGAAAAGGGGAAATTCAAGTGATGAGCGCAGGAACAGGGGTAATGCACAGTGAATATAACCAAAATAAAGACGAAGCAGTGAAATTTTTACAAATCTGGGTTTTCCCAAGAGAAGTTGGTGTTGAGCCCAGATACGATCAGAAAAGCATCAAAGAAGGCGAGAAAATAAATGGATTCCAACAAATTTTATCACCCGACAAAAATGATGATGGCGTTTGGATTCATCAGGATGCATGGTTTAACCTGGCTAATTTTACAAAAGGAAATGGCAAAAATTACACGGTAAATAAAAAAGGAAATGGGGTGTATGCTTTCGTTTTAAAAGGAAGCGCAAAAGTAGGAGACAGGATTTTAAACGAAAAAGACGGTTTGGGAATCTGGGATACTCAGAGTTTCAATATCCAAGCGGTAGAGGATACCGAAATTCTTCTCATGGAAGTTCCTATGGACCTACCGGATTATTTAAAATAA